The Aphanothece sacrum FPU1 genome includes the window TATTTAAAGCCCACTAAAAGACAATCGGAACCTGGCTATAATTTAGAAGTGTTTAAAGACGGAGAAACTTTAGATGTTGTTTCTGTTCCTATATCTTGGGTAATACCTTTATCTAAAGTATGGGGAGAAAATATAATTGATTTTACTGTAGCATAATCTGATAAATGAGAGAAAATTAATGTTATTGCGAATCAAAAAAGCAGGGGCGGGTTTACAATAGCCTAGACTGATGAAAGAGGGATATTATGTAGTGTATTTGCGTAAATCCTGGGAGGGAGTGGGAGTCTTCCACAAAA containing:
- a CDS encoding DUF4926 domain-containing protein, which encodes MENVKLFQWVELKQDVPDSPVKKGDRGVVLDYLKPTKRQSEPGYNLEVFKDGETLDVVSVPISWVIPLSKVWGENIIDFTVA